A genomic stretch from Helianthus annuus cultivar XRQ/B chromosome 1, HanXRQr2.0-SUNRISE, whole genome shotgun sequence includes:
- the LOC110933489 gene encoding putative disease resistance protein RGA3, with protein sequence MGDAAVAVIVKEVVRILASVANQELVLLRGLEGDILSLQNDFEQIQAVLQDAEEKHVKNNVVKVWLKHLRSASLEVENVLDEISTEALLQSLYKKRIKFRVKAFFSPDHNKFMSRLRIAHKVKDIRKKLGDIAFKRFELGLIPSGAISDVEDMVVENEMPNRETSSLIHDSSIIFGRDEEMEMVTKAICNQDVGNGEVPVYSIWGMGGLGKTTLAQLVYNHERVKQCFELKCCIYVSEKFQVKEIMKKIIESIDDRGCTLTLLDKLQESLQSRLGGKKFLVVLDDVWVEDDENEKSMWEELRKTLRCGADGSIVVMTTRSQATSQMFSKVPKLQHKLGCLSRDDSWSLFKKLAFAPGRERDNINELEPIGREIVEKCKGLPLAVKTLGSLMWSKSSTSDWQHVKDNNLWDLDEVKVVPAILKLSYDKLLPHLKRCFAYCCLFPKGWAMKKDILISLWAANGFIPPKGGKDLYMLGEEILNCFVWRSFLQVAKLDFWSGIYKMHDLMHDMAHDVMGQDCLVIEPANNKVEIPNGVLHLSSSCPFQFSYGDLGKLTSLRSIFMFRDRDVDERSKIFKQAYLRVLHMTDSRARTFPESVCKLKHLKYLYLPDTSIKVLPESIMYLQNLEYLNLSGSSIKVLPKSIMYLQNLQYLNLSYSNIEFLPEGITYLQKLQMLYLGSCHSLRKLPDGLKYMRNLHCLDINYVSLTHFPVGIKELTSLRTLSNFPVGKGYGAKIGELGDLNLLEGKLSLERLENVGSLGEAKSAKLECKRNLLDLVLGWSTNMQPEERVDEEVL encoded by the coding sequence ATGGGAGATGCGGCTGTTGCGGTCATTGTGAAGGAGGTGGTGCGGATTCTGGCTTCTGTAGCTAACCAAGAGCTTGTTCTACTCAGGGGACTCGAAGGCGATATTTTGAGTCTCCAGAATGATTTCGAGCAGATCCAAGCTGTTCTTCAAGATGCGGAAGAGAAACACGTCAAGAATAACGTTGTAAAAGTATGGCTTAAGCACCTCAGATCAGCATCCTTGGAGGTAGAAAATGTGCTGGACGAGATCTCAACTGAAGCGTTGCTACAAAGCCTATACAAAAAAAGAATCAAATTCAGGGTAAAAGCCTTCTTCTCTCCCGATCATAATAAATTTATGTCCCGTCTTAGGATTGCTCACAAAGTTAAAGACATAAGAAAGAAACTGGGTGACATTGCATTTAAGAGATTTGAGTTAGGTTTGATCCCTTCGGGTGCTATAAGTGATGTAGAGGATATGGTAGTTGAAAATGAGATGCCAAATAGAGAAACTAGCTCGCTGATACATGATTCTTCAATTATATTTGGAAGAGATGAAGAGATGGAGATGGTGACTAAAGCGATATGTAACCAAGATGTCGGAAATGGTGAGGTTCCGGTGTATTCTATATGGGGTATGGGAGGTTTGGGAAAGACCACTTTAGCTCAGTTAGTTTATAACCATGAAAGGGTGAAGCAATGTTTCGAGTTAAAATGCTGCATCTACGTTTCTGAAAAGTTCCAGGTTAAGGAGATAATGAAAAAAATCATCGAGTCCATAGATGATCGTGGGTGCACACTTACATTGCTAGATAAGTTGCAAGAGTCCCTTCAAAGCAGGTTAGGGGGGAAGAAATTTCTGGTTGTACTAGATGACGTTTGGGTTgaagatgatgaaaatgaaaagagCATGTGGGAGGAGCTAAGAAAAACATTAAGGTGTGGGGCAGATGGGAGTATTGTTGTGATGACAACACGATCACAAGCAACTAGTCAAATGTTTAGTAAGGTTCCCAAGTTACAACATAAACTGGGATGTTTATCAAGAGATGACTCGTGGTCACTATTCAAAAAGCTTGCATTTGCACCCGGAAGAGAGAGAGATAACATAAATGAGCTAGAGCCTATTGGAAGGGAGATAGTTGAGAAATGTAAAGGACTACCTCTAGCAGTGAAGACCTTGGGTAGCTTAATGTGGTCGAAAAGTAGTACAAGCGATTGGCAACATGTGAAAGACAACAACTTATGGGATTTGGATGAAGTTAAAGTCGTGCCTGCTATTTTGAAGTTAAGCTATGATAAACTGCTTCCACATTTAAAAAGATGTTTTGCTTATTGTTGTTTGTTTCCTAAAGGTTGGGCAATGAAAAAGGATATACTGATTTCATTGTGGGCGGCAAATGGTTTCATTCCACCCAAAGGAGGGAAAGACTTGTATATGCTTGGGGAAGAAATTCTTAACTGCTTTGTTTGGAGGTCATTCTTGCAGGTTGCTAAACTTGACTTTTGGAGTGGTATTTATAAAATGCATGATCTGATGCATGACATGGCACATGATGTGATGGGACAAGATTGTTTAGTTATAGAGCCTGCAAATAACAAGGTTGAAATACCAAATGGGGTGCTTCATTTGAGCTCGTCATGCCCCTTTCAGTTTTCTTATGGGGATTTAGGAAAGTTAACATCGTTAAGGTCAATATTCATGTTCAGGGACAGGGACGTGGATGAACGTAGCAAAATTTTCAAGCAAGCTTATCTAAGGGTATTACACATGACTGATTCTAGAGCAAGGACATTCCCTGAATCGGTTTGTAAACTCAAACATCTAAAATACTTGTATTTACCAGATACAAGTATAAAAGTTTTACCCGAGTCAATTATGTATCTCCAAAACTTGGAATACTTGAACTTATCAGGTTCGAGTATAAAAGTTTTACCTAAGTCAATTATGTATCTCCAAAACTTGCAATACTTGAATCTATCATACTCAAATATAGAATTTTTACCTGAGGGGATTACTTATCTCCAAAAGTTGCAAATGCTATATTTGGGTAGTTGTCATTCACTGCGTAAGTTGCCTGATGGCCTGAAATACATGAGAAATCTTCATTGTTTAGACATCAATTATGTTTCACTCACACATTTTCCAGTAGGAATCAAAGAATTAACCAGTCTGCGAACACTTTCAAACTTTCCTGTTGGTAAAGGGTATGGGGCCAAAATAGGGGAATTGGGGGATTTAAATCTACTTGAGGGCAAGTTGTCGTTAGAACGGCTTGAGAATGTTGGAAGTTTAGGAGAAGCCAAGAGTGCCAAACTTGAATGCAAAAGAAATTTGTTGGATTTGGTGTTGGGTTGGTCTACAAATATGCAGCCAGAAGAGCGTGTAGATGAAGAGGTTCTGTGA
- the LOC110934723 gene encoding putative disease resistance protein RGA3, with the protein MADAAVAVIVKEVVRILGSLANQEIALLRGLEGDILSLQNDFEQIQAVLQDAEEKHVKNNVVKVWLKHLRSASLEVENVLDEISTEALLQSLYKKRIKYSVKAFFSPNHNKFMSRLRIAHKVKDIRKKLDDIAFKRFELGLIPSDAISDVDDMVVENEMPNRETSSLIQDSSIIFGRDEEMEMVTKAICDQDVGKCDNGEVPVYSIWGMGGLGKTTLAQLVYNHERVKQCFELKCWIYVSEKFQVKEIMRKIIESIDNSGCTLTLLDKLQESLQSRLGGKKFLVVLDDVWVEDDENEKSMWEELRKTLRCGADGSIVVMTTRSEASSKMFSKVPKLQHKLGWLSGDDSWLLFKKYAFAQGRERNDISELEPIGREIVEKCKGLPLAVKTLGSLMWSKSSTSDWQHVKDNNLWDLDEVKVVPAILKLSYDKLLPHLKRCFAYCCLFPKGWELEKDILISLWASNGFIPPKGGKDLYMLGEEILNCFIWRSFLQVVFKPENGIYKMHDLMHDMAHDVMGQDCLVIEPANNKVEIPNGVLHLSSSCPVQFSYEDLGKLTSLRSMFMFRDVDERSKIFKQAYLRVLHMTDSRARTFPESVCKLKHLKYLYLPNTSIEVLPDSIMYLQNLEYLNLSHSSIKVLPKSILYLKNLHYLNLSCSYIKFLPEGITYLQKLQMLYLGWCLSLRKLPDGLKYMRNLHCLDISYVSLTHFPVGIKELTSLRTLSNFHVGKGYEAKIGELGDLNLLEGKLSLKQLENVGSLGEAKSAKLEYKRNLLDLELWWSARNMQPEERVDEEVLEGLEPNPSLKKLSIYGYMGMIISPGWLVNLKNLLEITFYECNRCQHIPTLGRLPNLRVIELRCMDSFKCFVDDDTNMLGNTTNMFLSVVELHIFRCPSLVSLPSNLPKLKALFLDECDALVSLPDEIQSFKHLQELTISDCEQLRERYEKDTGVEWHKISHIPHVKID; encoded by the coding sequence ATGGCAGATGCGGCTGTTGCGGTCATTGTGAAGGAGGTGGTGCGGATACTTGGTTCTTTAGCTAACCAAGAGATTGCTCTACTCAGGGGACTCGAAGGCGATATTTTGAGTCTCCAGAATGATTTCGAGCAAATCCAAGCTGTTCTTCAAGATGCGGAAGAGAAACACGTCAAGAATAACGTTGTAAAAGTATGGCTTAAGCACCTCAGATCAGCATCCTTGGAGGTAGAAAATGTGCTGGACGAGATCTCAACTGAAGCGTTGCTACAAAGCCTATACAAAAAAAGAATCAAATACAGCGTAAAAGCCTTCTTCTCTCCCAATCATAATAAATTTATGTCCCGTCTTAGGATTGCTCACAAAGTTAAAGACATAAGAAAGAAACTTGATGACATTGCATTTAAGAGATTTGAGTTAGGTTTGATCCCTTCGGATGCTATAAGTGATGTAGATGATATGGTAGTTGAAAATGAGATGCCAAATAGAGAAACTAGCTCGCTTATACAAgattcttcaatcatctttggaAGAGATGAAGAGATGGAGATGGTGACTAAAGCGATATGTGACCAAGATGTCGGAAAATGTGACAATGGTGAGGTTCCGGTGTATTCTATATGGGGTATGGGAGGTCTGGGAAAGACCACTTTAGCTCAGTTAGTTTATAACCATGAAAGGGTGAAGCAATGTTTCGAGTTGAAATGTTGGATCTATGTTTCTGAAAAGTTCCAGGTTAAGGAGATAATGAGAAAAATCATCGAGTCCATAGATAATAGTGGGTGTACACTTACATTGCTAGATAAGTTGCAAGAGTCCCTTCAAAGCAGGTTAGGGGGGAAGAAATTTTTGGTTGTACTAGATGACGTTTGGGTTgaagatgatgaaaatgaaaagagCATGTGGGAGGAGCTAAGAAAAACATTAAGGTGTGGGGCAGATGGAAGTATTGTTGTGATGACAACACGATCCGAGGCATCTAGTAAAATGTTTAGTAAGGTTCCCAAGTTACAACATAAACTGGGATGGTTATCAGGAGATGACTCGTGGTTACTATTCAAGAAGTATGCATTTGCACAGGGAAGAGAGAGGAACGACATAAGTGAACTAGAGCCTATTGGAAGAGAGATAGTTGAGAAATGTAAAGGACTACCTCTAGCAGTGAAGACATTGGGTAGCTTAATGTGGTCGAAAAGTAGTACAAGCGATTGGCAACATGTGAAAGACAACAACTTATGGGATTTGGATGAAGTTAAAGTCGTGCCTGCTATTTTGAAGTTAAGCTATGATAAACTGCTTCCACATTTAAAAAGATGTTTTGCTTATTGTTGTTTGTTTCCTAAAGGTTGGGAATTGGAAAAGGATATACTAATTTCATTGTGGGCGTCAAATGGTTTCATTCCACCCAAAGGAGGGAAAGACTTGTATATGCTTGGAGAAGAAATTCTTAACTGCTTTATTTGGAGGTCATTCTTGCAGGTTGTTTTTAAGCCGGAAAATGGTATTTATAAAATGCATGATCTGATGCATGACATGGCACATGATGTGATGGGACAAGATTGTTTAGTTATAGAGCCTGCAAATAACAAGGTTGAAATACCAAATGGGGTGCTTCATTTGAGCTCGTCATGCCCCGTTCAGTTTTCATATGAGGATTTAGGAAAGCTAACATCGTTAAGGTCAATGTTCATGTTCAGGGACGTGGATGAACGTAGCAAAATTTTCAAGCAAGCTTATCTAAGGGTATTACACATGACTGATTCTAGAGCAAGGACATTCCCTGAATCGGTTTGTAAACTCAAACATCTAAAATACTTGTATTTACCAAATACAAGTATAGAAGTTTTACCCGACTCAATTATGTATCTCCAAAACTTGGAATACTTGAACTTATCACATTCGAGTATAAAAGTTTTACCTAAGTCGATTCTTTATCTCAAAAACTTGCATTACTTGAATCTATCATGCTCATATATAAAATTTTTGCCCGAGGGGATTACTTATCTCCAAAAGTTGCAAATGCTATATTTGGGTTGGTGTCTTTCACTGCGTAAGTTGCCTGATGGCCTGAAATACATGAGAAATCTTCATTGTTTAGACATCAGTTATGTTTCACTCACACATTTTCCAGTAGGAATCAAAGAATTAACCAGTTTGCGAACACTTTCAAACTTTCATGTTGGTAAAGGGTATGAGGCCAAAATAGGGGAATTGGGGGATTTAAATCTACTTGAGGGCAAGTTGTCGTTAAAACAGCTTGAGAATGTTGGAAGTTTAGGAGAAGCCAAGAGTGCCAAACTTGAATACAAAAGAAATCTGTTGGATTTGGAGTTGTGGTGGTCAGCTAGAAATATGCAACCAGAAGAGCGTGTAGATGAAGAGGTTCTGGAGGGACTAGAACCAAATCCGAGTCTCAAGAAATTGTCAATATATGGTTACATGGGAATGATTATTTCTCCCGGTTGGTTGGTGAATTTGAAAAACTTGCTTGAAATTACATTTTATGAGTGTAATCGCTGTCAGCATATTCCAACACTTGGGAGATTACCCAATCTTAGGGTCATTGAGTTGAGGTGCATGGATTCTTTTAAGTGTTTCGTTGATGACGACACAAACATGTTAGGCAACACCACCAATATGTTTCTTTCTGTAGTAGAATTACACATTTTTCGTTGTCCGAGTTTGGTTTCCTTACCAAGCAACCTTCCAAAACTCAAGGCTTTATTCTTAGACGAGTGCGATGCTTTAGTTTCTCTACCGGATGAGATTCAGAGTTTCAAGCATTTACAAGAACTTACTATATCAGACTGTGAACAATTAAGGGAAAGGTATGAAAAGGACACGGGTGTAGAATGGCATAAAATTTCTCACATTCCCCACGTCAAAATTGACTAA